One genomic window of Canis aureus isolate CA01 chromosome 15, VMU_Caureus_v.1.0, whole genome shotgun sequence includes the following:
- the TRMT9B gene encoding putative tRNA methyltransferase 9B isoform X3 has product MARVLVPGGQLMIYVWAMEQKNRHFEKQDVLVPWNRALCSQLFSDSSQPGRKQQCGHPERSHSYHPPCSICSCSVCFKEQCPSKRSHSMDYEPLMAGNCCADVSKEGEEENGFYNTLGKSFRSWFFSRSLDESTLRKQIERARPLKNTEGWANSTISIQPSRHSSLDLDHQEPFSIREQNLDEDVFVETSQKPLEWPRASATVKHLHGDQQGEVRRNGDGNFLEGAHPSDNCVNAGNVEDGNPSASKILKRISALNSTDSNPDETISVKEQQPNVLDSRAFMRYYHVFREGELYGLLKEHVAELHVLSSGNDHGNWCIIAEKKDNWD; this is encoded by the coding sequence ATGGCCAGGGTCTTAGTTCCTGGAGGCCAGCTAATGATTTACGTGTGGGCCATGGAACAAAAGAACCGACATTTTGAGAAACAAGATGTGCTCGTTCCATGGAACAGGGCTTTATGCTCCCAGCTTTTCTCAGACTCCAGCCAGCCTGGGAGAAAGCAGCAGTGTGGACATCCAGAAAGAAGCCATTCCTACCACCCTCCTTGCTCCATCTGTAgctgttctgtttgttttaaagagCAGTGTCCTTCAAAACGGTCCCACAGCATGGACTATGAACCACTGATGGCTGGAAACTGTTGTGCAGATGTTTctaaggaaggggaggaagaaaatggATTCTATAACACCTTAGGAAAATCTTTTCGTTCCTGGTTTTTCTCTAGGTCTCTGGATGAATCAACTCTGAGGAAGCAGATTGAAAGAGCAAGACCCTTGAAAAATACAGAAGGTTGGGCCAATAGCACAATATCCATCCAGCCTTCCAGACACTCCAGCCTAGACTTAGATCATCAAGAGCCATTTTCAATAAGAGAACAAAATTTAGACGAAGATGTGTTTGTGGAGACTTCTCAGAAACCACTGGAGTGGCCAAGAGCATCAGCCACAGTGAAACATCTACATGGAGACCAACAAGGAGAAGTTAGGAGAAATGGAGATGGGAATTTTCTGGAAGGCGCCCATCCCAGTGACAATTGTGTGAATGCCGGTAATGTGGAAGATGGGAACCCTTCTGCTAGTAAAATACTGAAAAGGATTTCTGCACTCAACTCCACAGATTCCAACCCAGATGAGACGATTTCTGTCAAAGAACAACAGCCCAACGTTTTGGATTCCAGAGCCTTTATGCGCTACTACCATGTGTTTCGAGAAGGTGAGCTCTATGGCCTGCTGAAGGAGCACGTGGCAGAGCTGCATGTTCTGAGCTCTGGGAATGATCATGGCAACTGGTGTATCATTGCTGAAAAAAAGGACAATTGGGACTGA